In the Chryseobacterium sp. MYb264 genome, one interval contains:
- a CDS encoding ADP-ribosylglycohydrolase family protein, translating to MENVVKAGIFGVCIGDALGVPVEFKSRETLKSFPVATMQEFGSWNQPKGTWSDDSSLTLCIAEQLTKGYDLEKIGESFVKWVKYGHWTAHGRLFDIGGTTRHSIARLIKGESARFSGNIFEEDNGNGSLMRTLPLAFYLKDEENIEKLYQTVKEVSSITHGHFRSVFACFIYVIFAIELIKGKDKKEAYQRTQKIALEFAEIQGFNPKAIQLFDRILKNDISKYHEDEISSGGYVLHSLEASLWCFLNSESYAEAVLKAVNLGEDTDTTGAITGGIAGIYYGFDNIPEEWVEVLVRKVDIEKLCEKLDKKIMK from the coding sequence ATGGAAAATGTTGTAAAAGCAGGAATTTTCGGGGTTTGCATTGGTGATGCTCTGGGTGTTCCGGTGGAATTCAAAAGCAGAGAAACTTTGAAAAGTTTTCCTGTCGCAACCATGCAGGAATTCGGATCCTGGAACCAGCCAAAAGGAACCTGGAGCGATGACAGTTCGTTAACTCTTTGTATTGCAGAACAATTAACCAAAGGATATGACTTGGAAAAGATTGGAGAAAGCTTTGTAAAATGGGTAAAATATGGACATTGGACGGCTCACGGAAGACTTTTTGATATTGGCGGAACAACCCGGCATTCCATTGCAAGATTAATTAAAGGGGAAAGTGCCAGGTTTTCAGGAAATATTTTTGAAGAAGATAATGGGAACGGTTCTTTAATGCGAACTCTTCCCCTGGCTTTTTATCTTAAAGATGAAGAAAATATTGAAAAATTATATCAAACGGTAAAGGAAGTTTCATCGATTACTCACGGACATTTTCGTTCGGTTTTCGCATGCTTTATCTATGTGATTTTTGCCATTGAATTAATTAAAGGGAAAGATAAAAAAGAAGCCTATCAGCGTACTCAAAAAATAGCCTTAGAATTTGCAGAAATTCAGGGTTTTAACCCCAAAGCGATTCAGCTTTTTGATAGAATTTTAAAGAATGATATTTCAAAATATCATGAAGATGAAATTAGTTCAGGAGGTTATGTTCTTCACAGTTTAGAAGCCTCATTATGGTGCTTTCTAAACTCTGAAAGTTATGCTGAAGCAGTATTGAAAGCGGTCAATTTAGGAGAAGATACCGATACAACAGGAGCCATCACAGGCGGAATTGCCGGAATTTATTATGGTTTTGATAATATTCCTGAAGAATGGGTTGAGGTGTTGGTAAGGAAAGTGGATATTGAAAAGCTGTGTGAAAAATTAGATAAAAAAATAATGAAATAA
- a CDS encoding RNA 2'-phosphotransferase, with the protein MNEQQKKKISKFLSLVLRHKPEVINLTLDENGWTSVDELLTKSKRDVHQGLTFEELDEIVETNDKKRFVFNEDKTRIRANQGHSIDIDLALKPQQPPEFLYHGTAESNIDSILEKGIEKRNRQHVHLSQDKETATKVGMRHGKPVILSIKTTEMSEDGILFYLSENNVWLTDFVDAKYILK; encoded by the coding sequence ATGAACGAACAACAAAAGAAAAAAATAAGCAAATTTCTAAGCCTGGTTCTTAGACATAAACCCGAAGTTATCAATCTGACTTTGGATGAAAACGGCTGGACAAGCGTTGATGAATTACTTACAAAATCAAAAAGAGATGTTCATCAGGGCTTGACCTTTGAGGAACTCGATGAAATTGTGGAAACCAATGATAAAAAACGTTTTGTTTTTAATGAAGATAAAACCAGAATCAGAGCCAATCAAGGGCATTCGATTGATATTGATTTGGCATTGAAACCACAACAACCGCCTGAGTTTTTGTATCACGGAACGGCCGAAAGTAATATCGACTCCATTTTAGAAAAAGGAATTGAAAAAAGAAACCGACAACATGTTCATTTGAGTCAGGATAAAGAAACCGCTACCAAAGTAGGAATGCGTCACGGAAAACCTGTTATCCTGAGCATTAAAACTACAGAAATGTCTGAAGACGGAATTCTGTTTTATCTTTCAGAAAATAATGTTTGGTTAACGGATTTTGTGGATGCTAAATATATTTTAAAGTAA
- a CDS encoding metallophosphoesterase family protein: MKRTLAIGDIHGGFGALKQVLERANVTENDTLIFLGDYVDGWSESAQTMKFLIELSKKQECIFIKGNHDAWTEDWLSFGNAPDVWLFNGGQSTVDSYSEYSPEDLEIHLTFFERMKNYYVDEENRLFIHAGYSSMHGPEKEVYSSNYRWDRTLWETAVAMDKKLDKNSELYPKRLLLYKEIFIGHTPTLYLGSKEPINKANVWNLDTGAAFTGALTIMDVNTKEFWQSDPLPNLYPDEKGRNNDSLRQKNS, encoded by the coding sequence ATGAAAAGAACATTAGCAATAGGTGACATTCACGGAGGGTTCGGAGCATTGAAACAGGTTTTGGAAAGAGCCAATGTAACCGAAAATGATACCTTAATTTTCCTCGGCGATTATGTCGATGGCTGGAGTGAATCTGCCCAAACCATGAAGTTTTTAATCGAACTTTCCAAAAAGCAGGAATGTATTTTCATTAAAGGAAATCATGATGCATGGACGGAAGATTGGCTTTCTTTCGGAAATGCTCCTGATGTCTGGCTTTTCAATGGCGGACAAAGCACAGTCGACAGCTATTCGGAATATTCTCCGGAAGATCTTGAAATCCATTTAACGTTTTTTGAAAGGATGAAAAACTATTATGTAGACGAAGAAAACCGCTTGTTTATTCATGCCGGTTATTCTTCTATGCATGGACCTGAAAAAGAGGTGTATTCCAGCAATTACCGTTGGGACAGAACGCTTTGGGAAACTGCGGTTGCGATGGATAAAAAATTAGACAAAAACTCAGAACTTTATCCAAAAAGATTGCTTTTATATAAAGAAATTTTCATCGGTCACACCCCGACTTTGTATTTGGGAAGTAAAGAGCCGATAAACAAAGCCAATGTCTGGAATTTAGATACCGGAGCCGCTTTCACGGGAGCATTGACGATTATGGATGTCAATACCAAAGAATTCTGGCAAAGCGATCCGCTTCCGAATTTATATCCTGATGAAAAAGGCAGAAATAATGATAGTTTAAGACAAAAAAACAGCTGA